The following DNA comes from Leptospira saintgironsiae.
GATCCTTTCCAAAGAACGATAATAGTCCTCGAGATTTCCATCTATTTCTGCATAAATAGAAGAGATGTTTTGTAAGACGAGATCTCCAGTGAAAAATATATTTTCTTCTAAGATATAAGGAGTGAGGTGCCAAAGATTATGACCTGGAGTATGTAAAAATCCAATGTCTCTTCCGCCGGCGTGGATCACGTCCCCTTCTTCTAATTCTATATCAAATTTTAAAACAGGATCGATACGAGTTCCTCTACTTAATGTATTTCTTAAGTTTAGGTTTCCTTCTTCTATCCTTGCTAGTTCTCTCTTACGATCTTCCGGAACTCTATGGCCTTTGTATACCAGACGTTTAGACGCTCTGTTAAACATTTCTACATGTTCCAGATAGTTTCCAATTCCAGAAGCCATCCCTTTCATTGCGTATAGTTTTGCATCTGTATAATAACGGATCGTGAGAACAGCGCTCAGATGATCCAAATGATTATGAGTATAAAAGATATGTTTGATCTTGTTTAAGCTAAGTCCGATCTTTCGAAGTGCCCTTTGGAGCATTCCTAAATTAGCGAGATAACCTGAATCTATAAGTGCAGGTTCTCCATCAGGAAGAATATAAATATTATTGGGTGCATAAAACGGCTGAGGGATCTCCGTTTTAAAAATTCCGTCCCCGATTTCTTTTACATCTGGAATTGAGTCATAACGATAAATTTTCAAACTCGATTCTCCCTTGGCTAAATCGAACTGCGTAGTCCGTCTTCTAGGAAAATAAGCGACTCCTTTCTCTGCAAGCTTCTAAATTTCCTTTTCGGATATACTCTGAAAGAATTCGAATTGAGTCCAAATTCTCTTTAGCTTCTTCTCCCAGAATTCGTTTAATATGTTTTGTTTCGAACGATGATAGTTTTCCATCGAAGGAACATGCGATACATAATAATCTCAAGCAGGCCTTCTTCTCTTCTTTAGATAATTGGGAGACCAAACTTCCGAATGTATCCAGATCATCCAAAGATCCATCATGAGAATTCAAACCGAATCCTTTATGCATTTTGATCAGCATGTATTCCAAATTGGGATGGAATATTTGGGTGAACACTACTGAGTTTCCAACTGCAGCTAAGAATGCAATCTTTCCCTCTTTACTAAGTTTATCCTTATTTTTCAATATTTCGTCTGTGACTTCTTTTGCTATGATCCTGGAAAGTAATCTGATCCTAAGTTCTTTTAAGATCAGATACATTACCACTCCGTCCCAGATTGCAGTGATAGGAGCTGCGATATAGTCTGCATAAACTCGCAGAGAGTTTCTCGCTAAAATTTTTCTGAGTACGATCTTAGCAAGCAGGTTAGAAAGTAAAACTTTTGTCTTATAAAAGAATGTTCGTATGAGTAAACTTCTCTTGTCAGTTAGTCGTAATGGATCTATTCCTAATAGTTTTAGATCAGGGTCCGGGATTTCCAAAGCCATCCTGGAAAGTAGATTTGCATTTCCAGTGACAAGGTCTGGATCTTCTTCCAATTGTATACCTGAAAGTTTTGTGAGTTTATACGCGGCCCATAATCCTAATTTATAGAGAAGATAAAATTCTAAGATGGTTCCGATTGCAAGTGCCGCTCCTGCATAACTCCATTTTTCTATAAACTCCGGTGAAAATGTTTCAGGTGATTCAGGAAAAAGTTTTTCTACTA
Coding sequences within:
- a CDS encoding MBL fold metallo-hydrolase; translation: MKIYRYDSIPDVKEIGDGIFKTEIPQPFYAPNNIYILPDGEPALIDSGYLANLGMLQRALRKIGLSLNKIKHIFYTHNHLDHLSAVLTIRYYTDAKLYAMKGMASGIGNYLEHVEMFNRASKRLVYKGHRVPEDRKRELARIEEGNLNLRNTLSRGTRIDPVLKFDIELEEGDVIHAGGRDIGFLHTPGHNLWHLTPYILEENIFFTGDLVLQNISSIYAEIDGNLEDYYRSLERISKMSIRRLLPAHGPEPESPQKAIKLLHKTLQILERGVIRRLKEKEYDLSALTLEAMGEKVAHSGYYNTAMAILHSMVRKFIGKGWVEIIETEPPYETYRWIANTPEV
- a CDS encoding LBF_2804 family protein, which codes for MNVRAESYSDYKPGVLEKWGIKILRNYVNGDKEEEKALEPSPDFFPKSTRIIRWASFLGLQIGFWTTYLIILVEKLFPESPETFSPEFIEKWSYAGAALAIGTILEFYLLYKLGLWAAYKLTKLSGIQLEEDPDLVTGNANLLSRMALEIPDPDLKLLGIDPLRLTDKRSLLIRTFFYKTKVLLSNLLAKIVLRKILARNSLRVYADYIAAPITAIWDGVVMYLILKELRIRLLSRIIAKEVTDEILKNKDKLSKEGKIAFLAAVGNSVVFTQIFHPNLEYMLIKMHKGFGLNSHDGSLDDLDTFGSLVSQLSKEEKKACLRLLCIACSFDGKLSSFETKHIKRILGEEAKENLDSIRILSEYIRKGNLEACRERSRLFS